The following proteins are encoded in a genomic region of Sorangiineae bacterium MSr12523:
- a CDS encoding primary-amine oxidase, with translation MGDDATISRRGLFRSFAPGLLLTACASDAKEGAVASAAAASAVTAAGHPLDPLSKEEIEATTAILRAAGRITPRTRVMPYRLLEPDKGAVLAAGPVEREIAVVLRDYERHVTVEATVSLTASAITRLRERRDVQPPFTLEEVNAGIQATMDDPAFQRAIRARGLEPSDVVLYPWTAGYLGPEHAPSRGRFLRLEAALRKKPNDNYYAHPIEGVVATIELDTLTVEIDDHGAVPVPEQPGEYTPQGIRDPSNVPSFPQGVRRDVAPLAITQPAGPGFEIDGHLVRWQKWRLRVGFSAREGIVLHQIEYDDRGRVRPILYRAALSEMYVPYGDASPSHNFKNVFDAGEVGIGVSANSLMAGCDCLGEIRHFDAFVNDGAGGVVTLKNAICMHEEDVGVQWKHVEFNPDGSPRTEVRRARRLVISSISTVGNYEYAFYWYLYQDGTIQFEVKLTGIMAPAAIAPGEKPISGTLVAPGVYGPNHQHYFNVRMDMMVDGVNNSVAEVNSEPIRRGSNNPRGNAWIAKETVLRSESEAQRSIEPRTARYWKVLNAGSRTAYKLAPGPNVFPMFLEGSTQWHRGGFARHHFWATAYDRDEMYAAGTYPNQQQNPGGLPSYVQKNRPLVDADLVIWYTFGTHHEVRPEDWPVMPVECAGFSLKPAGFFDGNPALDLPAPECHSH, from the coding sequence ATGGGCGACGATGCAACGATCTCGCGGCGCGGGTTGTTTCGAAGCTTCGCGCCCGGGTTGCTTCTCACGGCGTGTGCCTCGGATGCGAAGGAGGGCGCGGTGGCATCGGCGGCCGCGGCCAGCGCGGTGACCGCCGCGGGGCATCCGCTGGATCCTCTTTCGAAGGAGGAAATCGAGGCGACAACGGCCATTTTGCGCGCGGCCGGGCGCATCACACCACGCACGCGGGTGATGCCGTACCGGCTGCTCGAGCCAGACAAGGGCGCCGTGCTCGCGGCCGGCCCGGTGGAACGCGAAATCGCGGTGGTGCTCCGCGACTACGAACGGCACGTCACCGTGGAGGCCACCGTATCGCTCACGGCAAGTGCGATCACGCGGCTGCGGGAACGGCGCGACGTGCAGCCGCCGTTCACGTTGGAGGAGGTGAACGCGGGCATTCAGGCAACGATGGACGATCCCGCGTTTCAGCGGGCCATCCGTGCGCGCGGCCTCGAGCCGTCGGACGTGGTTCTCTATCCTTGGACCGCCGGCTACCTCGGGCCGGAGCATGCGCCCAGCCGCGGGCGTTTTCTGCGGCTCGAGGCGGCGCTGCGCAAGAAGCCGAACGACAATTATTACGCGCACCCCATCGAGGGCGTCGTTGCGACCATCGAGTTGGACACGCTCACCGTGGAGATCGACGATCACGGCGCCGTGCCGGTGCCGGAGCAACCGGGCGAGTATACCCCCCAGGGTATCCGCGATCCGTCGAATGTGCCGTCGTTTCCCCAGGGTGTGCGCCGTGATGTAGCGCCCTTGGCGATTACGCAGCCGGCAGGTCCAGGCTTCGAGATCGACGGCCACCTGGTGCGTTGGCAAAAATGGCGCCTGCGGGTGGGCTTTTCCGCGCGCGAGGGCATCGTGCTCCACCAAATCGAATACGACGACCGCGGCCGGGTGCGCCCCATTCTGTACCGCGCGGCGCTGTCCGAGATGTACGTGCCTTATGGCGATGCGTCGCCGTCCCACAACTTCAAAAATGTATTCGACGCCGGCGAAGTGGGCATTGGGGTCAGCGCCAACAGCCTGATGGCCGGCTGCGATTGCCTGGGCGAGATACGGCACTTCGACGCCTTCGTGAACGACGGAGCCGGCGGCGTGGTGACCTTGAAAAATGCCATTTGCATGCACGAGGAAGACGTGGGCGTGCAATGGAAGCACGTCGAATTCAACCCCGACGGGTCGCCGCGCACGGAGGTGCGACGGGCCCGGCGTTTGGTCATTTCGTCCATTTCGACCGTCGGCAATTACGAATATGCGTTCTATTGGTACCTCTACCAAGACGGAACGATCCAATTCGAGGTAAAGCTCACCGGCATCATGGCCCCTGCCGCCATTGCACCGGGCGAGAAGCCGATTTCGGGCACCTTGGTCGCTCCCGGCGTGTACGGGCCGAACCATCAGCATTATTTCAATGTGCGGATGGATATGATGGTGGACGGCGTCAACAATTCCGTTGCCGAGGTCAATAGTGAGCCCATCCGGCGAGGGAGCAACAACCCACGCGGCAATGCGTGGATCGCCAAAGAGACGGTGCTGCGGAGCGAGTCGGAAGCGCAGCGCAGCATCGAACCGCGCACGGCGCGCTATTGGAAAGTGCTGAACGCAGGCTCGCGCACCGCATACAAATTGGCACCGGGCCCCAACGTGTTTCCCATGTTCCTGGAGGGCTCCACGCAATGGCACCGCGGCGGTTTCGCGCGCCACCATTTCTGGGCCACCGCCTACGACCGCGACGAAATGTACGCCGCGGGCACCTACCCGAATCAGCAGCAGAACCCCGGCGGGCTACCGTCGTACGTGCAAAAGAACCGCCCGCTCGTCGATGCCGATTTGGTCATCTGGTACACCTTCGGGACGCACCACGAAGTGCGCCCCGAAGATTGGCCGGTGATGCCCGTGGAGTGCGCCGGCTTCAGCCTCAAACCCGCGGGCTTCTTCGATGGCAACCCTGCCCTGGATTTACCCGCGCCAGAGTGCCATTCGCACTAA
- a CDS encoding carbohydrate ABC transporter permease, translating into MPKPASPMAPSATFVWVRRIFLVALTLFTLAPVLVMASSSLKPLQDVQGPFRWIPSSLTVRPYIDIWSTVPLWDYFVNSLIVSLSATILSVVIAIFAAYGVSRYRFRGRKIFTVTVLSTQMLPGILFLLPLFLLFVSIGNSTGVALHGSRLGLILTYLTFSLPFSIWMLVGYFESIPRELDEAAAVDGCGPLRTLLQIVVPAAVPGIIAVGVYAFMTAWGEVLFASVITNDRSRTLAIGLQGYATQYDVYWNQVMAASLVVSVPVVAGFLLLQRYLVAGLTAGAIK; encoded by the coding sequence ATGCCTAAGCCGGCCTCGCCCATGGCCCCCTCGGCGACATTCGTCTGGGTGCGTCGTATCTTCCTCGTTGCGTTGACGCTCTTCACGCTTGCCCCTGTGTTGGTCATGGCAAGCTCCTCGCTGAAGCCGCTGCAGGACGTGCAAGGTCCGTTTCGTTGGATCCCGAGCTCGCTCACCGTGCGGCCCTACATCGATATATGGTCGACGGTGCCGCTCTGGGACTACTTCGTCAACTCGCTGATCGTTTCCCTGAGCGCGACCATTCTCTCTGTAGTGATTGCGATTTTTGCCGCCTATGGTGTGAGCCGTTACCGCTTCCGCGGACGCAAGATCTTCACGGTGACGGTGCTGTCCACGCAGATGCTCCCCGGCATACTCTTCTTGTTGCCGCTGTTCTTGCTTTTCGTCAGCATCGGGAACTCCACCGGGGTGGCGCTTCACGGCAGCCGGCTGGGACTCATTTTGACATACCTCACGTTCTCGCTTCCGTTCTCCATCTGGATGCTCGTGGGCTATTTCGAGTCCATCCCGCGCGAGCTGGATGAGGCGGCGGCGGTGGACGGATGCGGGCCACTTCGTACGCTCCTGCAAATCGTGGTTCCGGCTGCGGTGCCCGGCATCATCGCCGTGGGCGTGTACGCCTTCATGACCGCGTGGGGTGAGGTGCTCTTCGCATCGGTCATCACCAACGATCGCTCACGGACGCTCGCCATCGGACTGCAAGGGTATGCTACGCAATACGATGTGTACTGGAACCAAGTGATGGCCGCCTCGCTCGTCGTCAGTGTGCCCGTGGTTGCAGGTTTTCTCCTGCTCCAACGCTACCTGGTCGCCGGGCTTACCGCAGGCGCCATCAAATGA
- a CDS encoding glutathione S-transferase N-terminal domain-containing protein, giving the protein MRELLGEDFSPWTEKACWALNHHGIPYSFRQYQPMLDEPGLRLRTRNFRSKATVPVLFDDGGIYPDSFSIARHAESLGGGSAPLFPEGHSEDVSAWNDRSEAALRAGRALFLVRLAGDRAAQLDNLPPFVPRALRPALRPLVRSGIGYLRWKHGIDDGAVTYARTQLETALNTLREALSRGSNYILGTFSYADVAMAVVCQFIQPVADRYIPLTPANRTCWTEDSLARSFEDILRWRDDVYTRHHRATSTRTAVP; this is encoded by the coding sequence ATGCGCGAGCTCCTTGGCGAAGATTTCTCCCCGTGGACGGAAAAGGCGTGTTGGGCACTGAACCATCACGGTATTCCGTATTCCTTTCGGCAGTACCAGCCCATGTTGGATGAACCGGGGCTTCGCCTGCGCACGCGCAATTTTCGCTCGAAGGCGACGGTGCCCGTGCTCTTCGACGACGGCGGCATTTATCCCGATTCGTTCTCCATCGCGCGGCACGCGGAGAGCCTCGGCGGCGGCAGCGCGCCGCTGTTTCCCGAAGGCCACTCGGAAGACGTTTCGGCCTGGAACGACCGGAGCGAGGCGGCCCTTCGTGCGGGTCGCGCGTTGTTTCTCGTGCGGCTCGCCGGCGATCGCGCGGCCCAACTCGACAATCTGCCGCCGTTCGTTCCCCGCGCCCTGCGCCCTGCGTTGCGTCCGCTCGTCCGATCCGGCATCGGCTACCTGCGCTGGAAGCACGGCATCGATGACGGCGCCGTCACCTACGCCCGCACCCAACTCGAGACTGCGCTGAACACCCTCCGCGAGGCCCTCTCACGCGGTTCGAACTACATCCTTGGTACGTTCTCCTACGCCGATGTCGCCATGGCCGTCGTTTGCCAATTCATCCAGCCCGTGGCCGATCGCTACATCCCCCTCACCCCGGCCAACCGCACCTGCTGGACCGAGGACTCGCTCGCACGCTCCTTCGAAGACATCCTCCGTTGGCGCGACGATGTGTACACACGCCATCACCGAGCCACTTCGACCCGCACCGCCGTGCCGTAG
- a CDS encoding sugar ABC transporter permease yields the protein MKPRYRLLPYLLLLPALVMELLIHIVPMAVGIIMSFKQLTQFFIRDWTAAPWTALNNYRIAVDFSAPIGQSLLNSFWVTCSFTLFAVAFSWLLGVAAAIFMQEPFWGRGVLRAVFLVPYALPVYAAVITWSFMFQRDTGLLNHVLHDQLHLVAEKPFWLIGDNSFIALVVVSVWKTWPFAFLTVMAGLQNVPRELYEAAAMDGATVWQQIREITMPALRPVNQVLVLVLFLWTFNDFNTPYILFGKSAPEAADLISIHIYQSSFVTWNFGSGSAMSVLLLLFLLVVTGIYLVVTARWRDADA from the coding sequence GTGAAGCCGCGCTATCGGCTTTTGCCGTACCTCCTACTGCTCCCCGCCCTCGTGATGGAGCTGCTGATTCACATCGTCCCGATGGCGGTCGGCATCATCATGAGCTTCAAGCAGCTCACCCAGTTTTTCATTCGCGATTGGACCGCCGCGCCGTGGACCGCGCTGAACAACTACCGCATTGCGGTGGATTTCAGCGCGCCCATCGGCCAATCGTTGCTGAACTCTTTCTGGGTGACCTGCAGCTTCACGCTTTTTGCGGTCGCCTTTTCATGGCTGCTCGGCGTGGCCGCGGCCATCTTCATGCAAGAGCCATTTTGGGGCCGTGGGGTGCTGCGGGCGGTCTTCTTGGTGCCGTATGCCCTGCCGGTGTACGCGGCGGTCATCACTTGGTCGTTCATGTTCCAGCGCGATACTGGGCTGCTGAACCACGTGTTGCACGACCAACTGCACCTGGTGGCGGAGAAGCCATTTTGGCTCATTGGCGACAACAGCTTCATTGCCTTGGTGGTCGTCTCGGTTTGGAAAACGTGGCCATTTGCCTTTTTGACCGTGATGGCCGGCCTGCAAAACGTCCCGCGCGAGCTTTACGAGGCCGCGGCCATGGATGGTGCCACCGTGTGGCAGCAGATTCGCGAAATCACCATGCCCGCGCTGCGGCCGGTGAACCAGGTGCTGGTGCTCGTGCTCTTTCTTTGGACGTTCAACGACTTCAATACGCCGTACATCCTATTCGGCAAAAGCGCGCCCGAGGCAGCGGACCTGATCTCGATTCATATTTACCAATCGTCGTTCGTCACGTGGAACTTCGGCTCGGGCTCGGCGATGTCCGTGCTCCTCTTGCTTTTCCTGCTGGTGGTGACGGGCATCTACCTGGTCGTTACCGCCCGATGGAGGGATGCGGATGCCTAA
- a CDS encoding sugar ABC transporter substrate-binding protein, with protein MRTHRIAVAATLVVAFTAACSRSSDPGNKSTAGESSSKPAPKTLTYWASNQGTSLDNDKQILEPELKKFEQQTGIAIHLEVVPWSDLLNRILAATASGQGPDVLNIGNTWSASLQSTGAFLPFDDATMEKIGGKDRFMAAPLAATGAEGKPPTAVPLYSMAYGLYYNKKLFQQAGIANPPATWDELVADGKKLTANGKYGLAIEGGNVSENVHHAFALAKQHGADFFDASGKPTFDSPGAVAAIKQYVDFIAQDKIAAPGNAEYAANQSVTDFASGKAAMLMWQVAGVKLTTHGMSPDDIGVAPIPIQAGASGSKATATMVAGINIAVFKNTKNLDGALQFVKFMTSKEESIALNKTYGSISPLKEAQDDPAFNTPELKTISGVLATRAAPLPQVPNESQFETLVGTAVKNLLAAAAAGKPTTTESVKAELVKAQQQMPAS; from the coding sequence ATGCGTACCCACCGGATTGCCGTTGCCGCCACCTTGGTCGTCGCCTTTACCGCCGCCTGTAGCCGGTCTTCGGATCCGGGAAATAAGAGCACCGCGGGCGAGAGCAGTTCCAAGCCCGCACCCAAGACGCTCACCTATTGGGCGAGCAATCAGGGCACCAGCCTGGACAACGACAAACAGATTCTCGAGCCCGAGCTGAAGAAATTCGAACAGCAAACGGGCATTGCGATCCATCTGGAGGTCGTCCCCTGGTCGGATTTGCTCAATCGGATCCTTGCCGCCACCGCGTCGGGGCAGGGGCCCGACGTGCTCAACATCGGCAATACCTGGTCTGCATCGCTCCAGTCCACGGGCGCGTTCCTGCCGTTCGACGATGCCACCATGGAAAAAATCGGCGGTAAGGACCGATTCATGGCTGCACCGCTGGCCGCCACGGGCGCCGAGGGCAAGCCGCCCACGGCGGTGCCGCTCTATTCGATGGCCTACGGCCTCTATTACAATAAGAAGCTCTTTCAGCAGGCCGGCATTGCCAATCCGCCCGCCACCTGGGACGAATTGGTGGCCGATGGAAAGAAGCTCACCGCCAACGGCAAATATGGCCTGGCCATCGAGGGCGGAAACGTCTCGGAGAACGTTCACCACGCTTTTGCGCTGGCCAAGCAGCACGGGGCCGACTTCTTCGATGCCTCGGGCAAACCCACCTTCGATAGCCCCGGTGCCGTGGCGGCCATCAAGCAATACGTCGATTTCATTGCCCAGGACAAAATCGCTGCGCCGGGCAATGCGGAATACGCGGCCAATCAATCGGTGACCGACTTTGCGTCGGGAAAGGCGGCCATGCTCATGTGGCAGGTGGCCGGCGTCAAGCTCACCACGCACGGCATGAGCCCGGACGACATCGGCGTGGCGCCCATTCCCATTCAGGCCGGTGCCTCGGGAAGCAAGGCCACGGCGACCATGGTGGCGGGCATCAACATCGCCGTATTCAAGAATACGAAGAACCTCGACGGGGCGTTGCAGTTCGTCAAATTCATGACGAGCAAGGAGGAGTCCATCGCCCTCAACAAGACGTATGGATCCATCTCGCCGCTCAAGGAAGCGCAGGACGATCCGGCGTTCAACACCCCCGAGTTGAAGACCATTTCGGGCGTGCTGGCCACGCGTGCGGCCCCACTGCCGCAGGTTCCCAACGAGAGCCAATTCGAGACCCTGGTCGGTACGGCGGTGAAGAATTTGCTCGCGGCCGCCGCCGCCGGCAAGCCCACCACCACGGAAAGCGTCAAGGCGGAGCTCGTGAAGGCGCAGCAGCAAATGCCGGCCTCGTGA
- a CDS encoding GH1 family beta-glucosidase — MTDLRALPKDFLWGVATASYQIEGAAREDGRAPSIWDTFSHTPGKVANGDTGDVACDHYHRWPEDLRLAKELGVDAYRFSIAWPRVVPLADGRVNEAGLAFYDRLTDALLEVGITPFPTLYHWDLPQAQQDRGGWPERETAQRFADYAAVVAKRLGDRISNWCTLNEPLCSAWIGHLDGSMAPGFTDLNAAVRASFHLHLGHGLAVQALRAAVPKAKVGIVNNLSPILPGTDNEDDGAAAQRADGHVNRWWLDPIHGRGYPADMLEVYGVDLPLQNGDLQTIAAPLDWIGLNYYFRQVVTDDPSCPAPFVRQIRGPNLEHTAMNWEVHAPGIEELLLRLTREYGAKKIYVTENGSAYEDTVGADGSVHDPKRVAYLEQHLAACARAVEQGAPLAGYFAWSLLDNFEWAYGYAKRFGLVRVDYETQKRTIKSSGRRYAEIIAAHRAR, encoded by the coding sequence GTGACCGACCTTCGAGCTCTCCCGAAAGATTTCCTCTGGGGCGTGGCCACCGCCTCGTACCAAATCGAAGGTGCCGCCCGCGAAGACGGACGTGCGCCGTCCATCTGGGACACCTTTTCGCATACACCGGGCAAGGTGGCGAACGGGGACACGGGCGATGTGGCGTGCGACCACTACCACCGCTGGCCCGAGGATTTGCGGCTTGCGAAAGAGCTCGGCGTGGACGCGTACCGCTTTTCCATCGCATGGCCGCGCGTGGTGCCCCTGGCCGATGGGCGCGTGAACGAGGCGGGGTTGGCCTTTTATGACCGCCTCACCGACGCGTTGCTCGAGGTGGGAATCACACCGTTCCCAACGCTGTACCATTGGGATCTTCCGCAGGCGCAGCAGGATCGCGGCGGCTGGCCCGAGCGCGAGACGGCCCAGCGCTTTGCCGATTATGCGGCCGTGGTGGCGAAGCGGCTCGGGGACCGTATATCGAATTGGTGCACGCTCAACGAGCCACTCTGTTCGGCGTGGATTGGACACCTCGACGGAAGCATGGCCCCGGGCTTTACCGATCTGAACGCCGCCGTGCGGGCCTCGTTCCATTTGCACTTGGGCCACGGCCTGGCGGTGCAGGCGTTGCGCGCGGCGGTCCCCAAGGCGAAGGTCGGCATCGTGAACAACTTGAGTCCGATCCTGCCCGGAACGGACAACGAGGACGACGGAGCCGCGGCGCAGCGGGCCGACGGGCACGTGAATCGATGGTGGCTCGATCCGATCCACGGGCGCGGGTACCCGGCCGACATGCTCGAGGTGTACGGCGTAGACCTGCCGCTGCAGAATGGCGACTTGCAGACGATTGCCGCGCCGCTCGATTGGATTGGGCTCAATTACTACTTCCGGCAAGTCGTCACCGACGATCCTTCGTGCCCTGCGCCGTTCGTCCGCCAAATCCGCGGCCCGAACCTGGAGCACACGGCGATGAATTGGGAAGTGCACGCACCCGGGATCGAGGAGCTTTTGCTGCGCCTCACCCGGGAGTACGGGGCGAAGAAGATTTACGTCACCGAGAACGGCTCGGCGTACGAGGACACGGTGGGCGCGGACGGCTCGGTGCACGATCCCAAGCGGGTCGCGTATTTGGAGCAGCACCTCGCCGCGTGCGCACGCGCCGTGGAGCAGGGCGCGCCGCTGGCCGGGTACTTCGCATGGTCGCTGCTGGACAACTTCGAGTGGGCCTACGGTTACGCGAAGCGTTTCGGCCTGGTGCGCGTCGACTACGAGACGCAGAAGCGCACGATCAAGTCCAGCGGGCGACGCTACGCGGAGATCATTGCGGCGCACCGCGCGCGCTGA
- a CDS encoding DEAD/DEAH box helicase gives MRKIQLEPVRHQAPTCDNYGHAATVRQFEVATRIHRAHVEAFEIVPLGETVDCTYRVSGSSGTSYDVDIVTGTATDDTCTCADFLGNDLGTCKHLEAVRRAVWNNRAMRSEFIQLTRTPSRPTVTVHAVGGLSVHLLGRVSDKNLALLGWAREPEGSNRLVPIAKAAHRDLFEPEVTGDALRVVRAVVPALERLRNRAWQEARGAEVREAHAQDRLGVDVLRVPLFPYQRDGAMHLVSATRAMLADDMGLGKTAQAIAACEVLRQRGEASRVLIVTVASLKHQWQRELERFTGQRAEVIGGGPEERRERLASDAPYKILNYELTWRELSRLQALDADVVIYDEAQRAKNFRTKTAATLRAIPSRFAFILTGTPVENRLDDLYSLAQLLDPDLLGPLWKFNLDFHEQDAKGRVVGYKNLAALRRRIAPAVLRRRKEDVLTQLPALTQQTRYTTMLPEQSELEEEYRADASRILAIAERRALKPEEQKKLVASLVKARQACSALELCDPLRKGSPKLDEFEALVGEIATQGTSKVLVFSEWTDMLRLAAERLDAQGIGHVTLHGGIPADRRPALLDRFRESESVRVLLSTDAGGVGLNLQVATYVIHLDLPWSPARLDQRTARAHRMGQTRGVSVICLCAENGIEWGIEKMLAGKRNVQSAALDVSSDVEALDAPTFALFLKQVRDIMGHVEDPAQVSTMEIAPNTLASAEMPAPAAAAHEETAARPATVPPPVPNGPTPQRGRAHDRLRLARVVLQAGFASDAVRAAYEGLAAAVRALLDADGGPPALEHTALVAAIYRDLLPRGRLPPSAHLTLAKLHDLTALEAHGVPVDESLATQAVQEASEWVERLVAPV, from the coding sequence ATGCGAAAGATCCAACTCGAACCGGTCCGCCACCAAGCACCCACTTGCGACAATTACGGACATGCCGCGACCGTGCGGCAATTCGAGGTGGCCACGCGCATCCACCGAGCCCATGTGGAGGCGTTCGAGATCGTGCCCCTCGGCGAGACCGTCGATTGCACGTACCGCGTTTCCGGCTCCAGCGGCACGAGCTACGATGTCGACATCGTCACCGGCACGGCCACGGACGATACCTGCACCTGCGCGGACTTCCTGGGCAACGATCTCGGTACCTGCAAGCACCTGGAGGCGGTGCGGCGCGCCGTTTGGAACAATCGCGCCATGCGCTCGGAGTTCATCCAGCTCACGCGCACGCCCTCCCGGCCGACGGTGACCGTGCACGCCGTGGGCGGCCTTTCGGTGCACCTGCTCGGGCGCGTTTCCGACAAGAACCTCGCGCTGCTCGGCTGGGCGCGTGAGCCCGAAGGCTCGAACCGCCTCGTGCCCATCGCCAAGGCCGCGCACCGCGATCTTTTCGAGCCGGAGGTCACCGGCGACGCACTGCGTGTGGTGCGCGCGGTCGTGCCTGCGCTGGAGCGGCTGCGCAACCGGGCCTGGCAAGAGGCGCGCGGTGCCGAGGTGCGCGAGGCCCATGCGCAGGATCGGCTCGGCGTGGACGTGCTTCGTGTCCCGCTGTTTCCGTACCAGCGCGATGGTGCGATGCACTTGGTGTCGGCCACGCGCGCCATGCTGGCCGACGACATGGGTCTCGGCAAAACGGCGCAGGCCATTGCGGCCTGCGAGGTGCTGCGGCAGCGCGGCGAGGCCTCGCGTGTGCTCATCGTGACGGTGGCGTCGTTGAAGCACCAATGGCAGCGCGAGCTCGAGCGCTTCACCGGTCAGCGCGCGGAGGTCATTGGCGGCGGTCCCGAGGAACGGCGCGAGCGCCTTGCCTCGGATGCGCCGTACAAGATTCTCAATTACGAACTAACGTGGCGCGAGCTTTCGCGCCTGCAGGCGCTCGACGCCGACGTCGTCATTTACGACGAAGCGCAGCGTGCCAAAAATTTCCGCACGAAAACGGCGGCGACGTTGCGGGCCATTCCGTCGCGATTTGCCTTCATCCTCACGGGCACGCCGGTCGAAAATCGATTGGATGATCTGTATTCGCTGGCCCAACTCCTCGATCCGGATTTGCTCGGGCCCTTGTGGAAATTCAATTTGGATTTCCACGAGCAGGACGCCAAAGGCCGCGTGGTGGGCTACAAGAACCTCGCTGCGTTGCGCCGCCGCATTGCACCGGCCGTCCTCCGGCGCCGCAAGGAAGACGTCCTCACGCAGCTTCCCGCGTTGACGCAGCAAACGCGCTACACGACGATGCTGCCCGAGCAGAGCGAGCTCGAAGAAGAGTACCGCGCCGACGCCTCGCGCATCTTGGCCATTGCCGAGCGGCGGGCGCTGAAGCCCGAGGAGCAGAAAAAGCTGGTTGCGTCGCTGGTGAAGGCGCGCCAAGCGTGTTCCGCGCTCGAACTGTGCGATCCGCTGCGCAAAGGCTCGCCCAAGTTGGACGAGTTCGAGGCGCTCGTCGGGGAGATTGCCACGCAGGGAACGAGCAAGGTCCTCGTATTTTCCGAGTGGACCGACATGCTGCGCCTCGCTGCCGAGCGGCTCGATGCGCAGGGCATCGGGCACGTGACCTTGCACGGCGGCATCCCGGCCGATCGGCGCCCCGCGCTGCTCGATCGGTTCCGCGAGTCGGAAAGCGTGCGCGTGCTCCTCTCGACCGACGCCGGCGGGGTCGGGCTCAATTTGCAGGTGGCGACGTACGTCATTCATCTCGACTTGCCCTGGAGCCCCGCGCGCCTCGACCAGCGCACCGCCCGCGCGCACCGCATGGGCCAGACGCGCGGCGTGTCCGTCATTTGCCTCTGCGCGGAGAACGGCATCGAGTGGGGCATCGAGAAGATGCTCGCCGGCAAGCGCAACGTGCAATCGGCCGCCCTCGACGTGTCGAGCGACGTGGAGGCGCTCGATGCTCCGACATTTGCGCTCTTCCTGAAGCAGGTGCGCGACATCATGGGCCACGTCGAGGATCCGGCGCAGGTGTCCACCATGGAAATCGCGCCGAACACGTTGGCCTCGGCCGAAATGCCGGCGCCCGCGGCCGCTGCCCACGAGGAAACCGCCGCGCGCCCCGCCACCGTACCTCCGCCCGTACCGAACGGCCCGACCCCGCAGCGCGGGCGCGCGCACGATCGCCTTCGCCTGGCGCGCGTGGTACTGCAGGCCGGCTTTGCCAGCGATGCCGTGCGCGCGGCCTACGAAGGCCTCGCCGCCGCCGTGCGCGCGCTGCTCGATGCGGACGGTGGCCCTCCCGCGCTCGAGCACACGGCGCTCGTTGCCGCCATTTACCGCGATCTCTTGCCGCGCGGTCGCCTCCCGCCCTCGGCGCATTTGACCTTGGCCAAGCTGCACGATCTCACCGCGCTCGAGGCCCACGGCGTACCTGTCGACGAGTCGCTCGCGACGCAGGCCGTGCAAGAGGCGTCCGAGTGGGTGGAACGCCTCGTTGCGCCGGTCTGA
- a CDS encoding YbjQ family protein gives MSQTTNPYRSGIEARVHVVVTTGNEVAGHKVVDYLGIVRGIVVRSLNLGQGIVGAFKQLGGGNIREYETLCEEARHQAYVKMLEHAESLGAHAIIGMRYDATEFTQGTTEVLAYGTAVRVEVAR, from the coding sequence ATGAGCCAGACGACGAATCCGTACCGCAGCGGCATCGAAGCGCGCGTTCATGTGGTGGTGACCACCGGCAACGAGGTGGCCGGGCACAAGGTCGTGGATTACCTCGGCATCGTCCGAGGCATCGTGGTGCGCTCGCTGAACCTCGGGCAAGGCATCGTGGGCGCGTTCAAGCAGCTCGGCGGCGGCAACATCCGCGAGTACGAGACGCTTTGCGAGGAGGCGCGGCACCAGGCCTACGTGAAAATGCTCGAGCACGCCGAATCTCTCGGGGCACACGCGATCATTGGCATGCGCTACGATGCCACCGAGTTCACGCAGGGCACGACGGAGGTGCTGGCCTACGGCACGGCGGTGCGGGTCGAAGTGGCTCGGTGA
- a CDS encoding dihydrofolate reductase family protein, with protein MSKLRFRISISLDGFTAGANQSVKEPLGVGGEDLHQWVVGLDVWRKAHGKEGGARTESSAVVEEELANIGATIMGRNMFGGHPGPWAAKEPWDGWWGKNPPFHHPVFVLTQHAREKLVLEGGNSFTFVTNGIEAALEAARKAAGGRDVALAGGANIARQYLAAGLVDEMELHIAPILLGQGERLFDGAADYLKGLSLVRTVGAPNVTHLKFAKR; from the coding sequence ATGTCCAAACTGCGCTTTCGGATCTCGATTTCCCTCGACGGATTCACGGCAGGCGCGAATCAGAGCGTCAAGGAGCCCCTTGGCGTGGGCGGGGAGGACTTGCACCAGTGGGTGGTCGGCCTGGATGTCTGGCGCAAGGCGCACGGCAAGGAAGGCGGCGCGCGGACGGAGAGCTCCGCGGTCGTGGAGGAGGAGCTGGCCAACATCGGCGCCACCATCATGGGCCGCAACATGTTCGGCGGGCATCCGGGGCCCTGGGCCGCCAAGGAGCCGTGGGACGGCTGGTGGGGGAAAAATCCGCCGTTTCATCACCCCGTGTTCGTGCTGACGCAACATGCGCGCGAGAAGCTCGTTCTCGAGGGCGGTAACTCGTTTACCTTCGTGACGAACGGCATCGAGGCCGCCCTGGAGGCCGCACGCAAGGCGGCGGGCGGGCGCGACGTAGCGCTCGCCGGTGGAGCAAACATCGCGCGGCAATATTTGGCGGCCGGGCTCGTCGACGAGATGGAGCTGCACATCGCACCTATTCTGCTCGGGCAGGGCGAGCGGCTGTTCGACGGCGCGGCCGATTATTTGAAGGGCCTTTCGCTGGTGCGCACGGTGGGTGCGCCCAATGTGACCCATCTGAAGTTCGCGAAGCGGTAA